A window of Komagataella phaffii GS115 chromosome 1, complete sequence contains these coding sequences:
- a CDS encoding Exoribonuclease II, mitochondrial, producing the protein MGSSQMVLAKVPYSRARHCLELIRRQSTSPPLSNKKEGLPKKLSQLRSESLIRNMLRVTKPDMVWRSKMFPKDTLSAQSSLNTIQNALVSHFGKVANSFKVSACLHTHISVGDVIALTPNVGTRLAVVVQIPNSPSDPRYTLITDQGEILFLSSLSSKLRFPQVFPTKWLRNLVIPEEISDLPPVGNPKAALEEPVDSSLLTASSSKVNTFISAKSPTKIITKYLVNFMADAWKKLPELNMKLEFLHNLLQSSEGPYQIGVFELLDACNRLDLNKVATMLTSGESPVNVYQKIAIEVFGEDYTFNYLPFQNFPLGKNVQGSFESSKNINISAFLSLVLCLRKNSKLYKHSITSVGLPLEVTIIPLPKVVEQDRILLKMKEDKTLLPELVRYIDSKVRGDTDLVQPDLYPQVINLLKDYSGNDYSNLPLLESLIVRILRNTHKFKNDFITRSTVYELLTLLKEIELNTDPTEWSNELAKPHTNVSETSTQEQNYYDNLEFKDTTDPLGKIRKTFNDTIYTIDGVDALEIDDGVSITENGDNWTIRTHIADPGSRLDLDSTLSKIGFRRAYTHYFPDTNDRHIPMLPRSFVKNVELTKKGQPVRTMCFELSYNTKKNKIESEKTQIYAALETNFVKLTYDEVDEILKGNDSFLEELSKKHDISKEKLSTDIHRMFTVSTNLKNHRFKKGALNFSPISKRLVKVEKVGEELSLIFDNQSFSKSQILVSELMIATNASVGEFCARRKIPSIYRIIQSKQRAPEVIEMFRQSQTCVNVPLTQRIMMMNFMGLSSFSSTPRPHESLGISRYCTVTSPLRRFTDLAIHWQLQSFLLNDKELLFTPANLDYIILHLKFKEHQIRSTMDRSKAFFTFRHLSQFKGDQQKFFKCVFLSNVSSAGTVEVSLLDYGVRCTLKRSDEKSHPGARMIGTLKIGDIIEDAYVEDIDLLEGNLLLRSPSCI; encoded by the coding sequence ATGGGCTCTTCTCAGATGGTTCTTGCCAAGGTCCCATACTCAAGGGCTAGGCATTGCCTGGAGTTGATTAGAAGACAGAGCACAAGTCCTCCATTATCCAATAAGAAGGAGGGacttccaaagaagctgtCTCAACTACGAAGTGAGTCTTTGATAAGAAATATGTTGAGAGTGACAAAACCAGATATGGTTTGGAGGTCCAAAATGTTCCCCAAGGACACCCTAAGCGCACAGTCCTCATTAAACACTATACAGAACGCTCTTGTTTCTCATTTCGGGAAAGTTGCAAACAGTTTCAAGGTTTCCGCTTGTTTGCACACCCATATTTCAGTTGGAGATGTGATAGCCTTAACTCCCAATGTGGGTACCAGATTGGCAGTAGTTGTACAGATTCCTAACTCTCCGTCCGACCCACGTTACACTTTGATTACTGACCAAGGGGAaattttgtttctttcttcgTTGTCTTCAAAGTTACGATTTCCACAAGTTTTTCCAACAAAATGGCTTCGTAATCTGGTGATTCCCGAAGAAATATCTGACCTACCACCAGTTGGAAACCCGAAAGCGGCTTTAGAGGAACCAGTGGATAGTTCTTTACTCACTGCTAGCTCAAGCAAAGTAAACACTTTTATTTCTGCCAAATCACCCACAAAGATCATTACCAAATATCTAGTGAACTTTATGGCAGATGCGTGGAAAAAGTTGCCTGAACTAAATATGAAGTTAGAGTTTCTACACAATCTGTTACAATCATCCGAGGGACCATATCAGATAGGTGTTTTTGAGCTTCTTGATGCCTGCAATCGTCTtgatttgaacaaagtGGCCACGATGTTAACATCTGGTGAGAGTCCAGTCAACGTGTACCAGAAAATAGCCATTGAAGTCTTTGGCGAGGACTACACATTTAATTATCTTCcctttcaaaactttccTTTAGGAAAGAATGTACAGggatcttttgaatcttcGAAGAATATCAACATCTCTgcatttctttctttggtacTATGTCTCAGAAAGAATTCCAAACTTTACAAGCATTCTATTACCAGCGTTGGACTACCATTAGAAGTTACGATTATCCCACTTCCGAAAGTGGTGGAACAAGATCGcattctcttgaaaatgaaagagGATAAGACTCTTTTGCCAGAACTAGTACGGTATATTGACTCGAAGGTAAGAGGCGACACTGACTTAGTACAACCGGATCTATATCCTCAAGTCATCAACCTGTTGAAAGATTATTCTGGGAACGATTATTCCaatcttcctcttcttgaatCACTGATTGTCAGAATCTTAAGAAACACTCACAAGTTTAAAAATGATTTTATCACTAGAAGCACAGTATATGAATTATTGACTCTTTTAAAAGAAATAGAGCTCAATACGGATCCAACTGAATGGTCCAATGAACTAGCAAAGCCGCATACCAATGTTTCTGAAACTAGCACCCAAGAGCAAAACTATTACGATAATCTGGAGTTTAAAGATACCACTGACCCGCTTGGCAAGATCAGAAAGACTTTCAATGACACTATATACACTATTGATGGGGTTGATGCTTTGGAAATCGACGATGGAGTATCAATAACTGAGAATGGTGATAACTGGACAATTAGGACTCACATAGCTGATCCTGGTTCAAGACTAGATCTGGATTCAACACTATCCAAAATAGGCTTCAGAAGAGCATATACCCATTATTTCCCAGACACAAACGACAGACACATTCCTATGTTACCCAGATCTTTTGTAAAAAATGTCGAATTAACCAAGAAAGGTCAGCCAGTGAGAACAATGTGCTTTGAACTATCTTATAacacaaagaaaaacaaaatagAATCTGAAAAGACTCAGATTTATGCCGCATTAGAGACAAACTTTGTAAAATTAACATATGACGAAGTCGATGAAATATTGAAGGGGAATGATTCATTTTTGGAGGAGCTCTCAAAAAAGCATGACATTAGCAAGGAGAAACTGAGTACAGATATTCACAGGATGTTCACTGTGAGTACTaatctgaaaaatcatagattcaaaaaaggagctttgaatttctctcctatttcaaaaagactTGTCAAAGTTGAGAAAGTTGGGGAAGAACTCAGTCTCATTTTTGACAATCAatcattttccaaatccCAAATTCTGGTGTCCGAGCTAATGATTGCTACAAACGCTAGCGTAGGTGAGTTTTGTGCACGAAGAAAGATCCCCAGTATCTATCGAATTATTCAGTCCAAGCAACGTGCACCCGAAGTCATTGAGATGTTCAGGCAGTCGCAGACCTGTGTAAATGTGCCTTTGACACAACGAATcatgatgatgaattttATGGGATTATCATCCTTTTCATCTACACCACGACCCCACGAATCTCTGGGGATCTCCAGATACTGCACAGTCACTTCTCCGCTGAGAAGATTCACCGATTTAGCAATACATTGGCAGTTGCAGTCTTTCTTACTGAACGACAAGGAACTCCTGTTTACGCCTGCCAATTTGGATTACATCATTTTGCATCTCAAGTTCAAGGAGCACCAGATACGATCTACGATGGACAGGTCTAAGGCTTTTTTCACCTTCCGTCACCTGAGTCAGTTCAAAGGGGACCAGcagaagtttttcaaatgtgTATTTCTTTCCAATGTCTCCAGCGCAGGTACCGTAGAGGTGTCGCTTCTCGACTATGGAGTCCGATGTACTCTCAAAAGATCCGACGAAAAGAGTCACCCT